A single window of Psychromonas ingrahamii 37 DNA harbors:
- a CDS encoding DUF1439 domain-containing protein: MLHRIFFICLLTLSSLSTLPSFATALPYTLKITEQELQEKLTKELPIKKEAAYISAKIYDSRVDLIEGSDQIGVFTRIDITVLGNIKGSGWAYAKGVITYNAEKKAFYLINPNIISLEIENIPPDLMPEIKKIAQLSLEKAVQFSPFYLFNDQKTQEKMANSSLQSILVKNQTLLIKMSLL, encoded by the coding sequence ATGCTTCATAGAATATTTTTTATCTGCTTATTAACATTGTCCTCATTGTCTACATTACCTTCGTTTGCAACCGCCCTTCCCTATACCTTGAAAATCACCGAGCAGGAGCTGCAGGAGAAACTCACTAAAGAGCTGCCAATAAAAAAAGAAGCCGCTTATATTTCAGCTAAAATATACGATTCTCGCGTCGATTTAATTGAAGGAAGCGATCAAATTGGAGTATTTACCCGTATCGATATCACTGTACTTGGAAATATAAAAGGATCTGGCTGGGCGTATGCAAAAGGGGTCATCACTTACAATGCAGAAAAAAAGGCTTTTTACCTTATTAATCCAAATATTATCTCTTTAGAAATAGAAAATATACCACCGGATTTAATGCCAGAAATAAAAAAAATTGCGCAATTAAGCTTAGAAAAGGCAGTGCAGTTTTCTCCGTTCTACCTATTTAATGATCAAAAGACACAAGAAAAAATGGCCAACTCGTCATTACAATCAATTTTGGTTAAAAACCAAACATTGTTAATCAAAATGAGCCTTTTATAA